One window of the Triticum dicoccoides isolate Atlit2015 ecotype Zavitan chromosome 3B, WEW_v2.0, whole genome shotgun sequence genome contains the following:
- the LOC119279240 gene encoding receptor-like protein 12: MKLHPLGLFLLSCTWLLLCAAAPVTVRAGIRREAEALVNWKASLVSADDSLGSWSLANSTSLCKWTHITCNSAGHMTELLLMQTSLNGTLDRFDFSAFPHLKSLTLFSNGLYGTIPAGIGNLTSLAQLYIFNNTSLRGAIPHSIGQLKHLSELYLSLLGLDSNLSEEIGNLTTLEELHLHSVTLTGSIPRTIGKLVKLRELSMQKNNLTGSIPLEIGNITQLNNLQLWYNYLQGQLPGTISNLASLQELVLTGNQLGGHIISEFGNSSLLDTVDIERNNFSGLFPSSICIGGRLRIVSARSNGFTGIHHHTFRNCTSLRYVDFTANNIVADIKDCVGEHPWQLSMMSLGQNHLYGRLLTDGGKVFICNSTYLTFLDLSNNLLDGGLPKCLWDMPSLGYMDLSSNSFSGVVPSWKTCEDNLICLRLANNHLKGTFPLGLRKCKNLISLDLGGNNFSGRIPSWISKSLPNLIVLRLSSNMFGGIIPHQILKFQQLHVLDLSKNNLSGPIPDNFTNFTGMVHNAEDIVSDNNLRFEIISGQTQIVWKGADHGFPILMVGIVGIDLSGNSLSQEIPKGLTTLLGLRYLNLSGNHLLGCIPEDIGNLVLLESLDLSLNRLSGEIPPSFAGLKSITALNLSSNNLSGLIPMSDQLRTLPDPSIYSNNPGLCGFPLEGCVDSPTSTQSGMSQAEDNREALWLYCFVAAGFIFGFWLYCGMFWFYSETWRCAFYQYVDNMQGKVTKKMYSCMSYFQAKVHG, translated from the coding sequence ATGAAACTCCATCCCCTAGGTCTCTTCCTGCTCTCTTGCACTTGGCTGCTACTATGTGCTGCCGCGCCGGTGACGGTGAGAGCAGGCATCCGGCGTGAAGCGGAAGCGCTAGTGAATTGGAAGGCTAGCTTGGTCAGTGCGGATGACTCCCTTGGATCATGGTCGTTGGCCAACTCCACCAGCCTTTGCAAGTGGACGCACATCACTTGCAACTCGGCTGGGCACATGACAGAGCTCCTTCTTATGCAGACAAGTTTGAACGGCACACTTGACAGGTTCGACTTCTCGGCTTTTCCCCACCTGAAGAGTCTCACCTTGTTCAGCAATGGTCTATATGGTACAATTCCAGCAGGGATTGGCAACCTGACGAGCTTGGCCCAGTTGTATATCTTCAATAATACATCTTTGAGGGGTGCAATTCCGCACAGCATTGGACAACTTAAGCACCTTTCTGAACTGTATCTATCACTCCTGGGGCTCGATAGCAATCTATCTGAAGAGATTGGTAACTTGACGACATTGGAGGAGCTCCATCTTCACTCGGTTACTTTGACCGGGTCAATTCCACGAACAATTGGGAAGCTGGTGAAGCTCCGCGAGCTCAGCATGCAAAAGAACAATCTGACAGGGAGCATCCCACTTGAGATTGGAAACATCACACAACTAAACAACCTGCAATTATGGTATAACTATTTACAAGGGCAGCTACCAGGTACCATCTCTAATTTGGCGTCACTCCAGGAATTGGTTCTGACAGGAAACCAGCTCGGAGGCCACATCATCTCTGAGTTTGGGAATAGCAGCCTCCTGGATACAGTTGATATTGAAAGGAACAACTTCTCCGGGCTGTTCCCGTCATCCATTTGCATAGGAGGACGGCTGCGTATTGTGAGTGCTAGGTCCAATGGATTCACGGGCATTCACCACCACACCTTCCGAAACTGCACATCCCTGAGGTATGTTGACTTCACGGCAAACAACATTGTTGCAGATATAAAGGACTGTGTTGGCGAGCATCCATGGCAGCTTAGCATGATGAGTTTGGGTCAAAATCACTTGTATGGCAGGCTACTGACAGATGGGGGCAAGGTATTCATTTGTAACTCTACTTATTTAACCTTCCTAGACCTATCAAACAATTTGTTAGATGGAGGTCTCCCCAAGTGTTTGTGGGACATGCCAAGTTTGGGATACATGGATCTTTCCAGCAATTCTTTCAGTGGTGTAGTTCCCTCTTGGAAGACTTGCGAAGATAATCTTATCTGTTTACGCCTAGCCAATAACCATTTGAAAGGAACCTTTCCTTTGGGTCTTAggaaatgcaaaaaccttatcagtcTAGATCTTGGAGGCAATAATTTCTCAGGTAGAATACCTTCTTGGATAAGCAAGAGCTTGCCAAATCTCATTGTTCTTCGATTGTCATCAAATATGTTTGGTGGAATCATACCCCACCAGATATTAAAATTCCAGCAACTCCATGTATTGGACTTGTCAAAAAACAACCTCAGTGGACCCATTCCAGACAATTTTACCAATTTTACTGGCATGGTACATAATGCAGAAGACATTGTCTCGGACAATAATCTAAGATTTGAGATAATTAGTGGGCAGACTCAAATAGTTTGGAAAGGTGCGGATCATGGTTTCCCAATCCTAATGGTAGGTATTGTGGGTATCGACTTATCTGGCAACTCTCTGTCACAAGAGATTCCAAAGGGGCTCACAACCCTTCTTGGACTGAGGTATCTGAACTTATCAGGAAATCATTTGTTGGGCTGCATTCCCGAAGACATTGGCAATCTAGTACTGCTGGAATCCTTGGACCTTTCTCTGAACCGACTCTCGGGAGAAATTCCTCCAAGCTTTGCAGGTTTGAAGAGCATAACCGCTCTGAACCTCTCGAGTAACAATTTATCGGGGTTGATACCTATGAGCGATCAGCTGCGAACGCTCCCAGATCCATCCATATACAGCAACAATCCAGGGTTATGTGGTTTCCCCTTGGAGGGCTGTGTAGACTCGCCGACATCGACGCAAAGCGGAATGAGCCAGGCTGAAGACAACAGGGAGGCATTGTGGCTGTATTGCTTTGTGGCTGCTGGGTTCATCTTTGGGTTCTGGCTGTACTGCGGCATGTTCTGGTTTTACAGCGAGACCTGGAGGTGTGCATTCTATCAGTATGTGGACAACATGCAAGGGAAGGTAACCAAGAAGATGTATAGCTGCATGTCATACTTCCAGGCCAAGGTCCATGGATGA